TTAAAAAAAGTGTAATGGTAAATACTCAACTCTCATTTCGCTCCTATACAATTAGGTTGATGTGGCAGTACCTATAAGTTATTGGATCggtctttatttaaaaaataaaaaataaataaaattaagagcAGATAAGCATTCTCACATCATCCCAATTACATAAGAGTGCGTAGGATAATTAAGAGTAGGATGATAGTTGAGTATTTAACGTTACTCTTCAACAAATATCTCAACAAATATCACGTTCTCagtataaaataaatgttataaaTTGGTGGGAAGAATACAATAATtactactaataataataataataaaagggttAGTTCAACCaccgttctttttttttgacgGAACTGAAGAGTACAAAATTCAAATCAGAATTGGAATTGCAAAAAGATACGAAAGCAAGAATTAAAGAAGCCAAGCTAGGCCCTTTAACATTAAAGAAGCCAACTCTGACATGATAATCTTACACAATTTTAACTATGACGTGTATCTTCCTCGAATATCCGGCACTCGTCATAAGTAAGAAACAATAGAATGCAGCCAAACTTTGTGCACCGAAAAAATCAATTGGATATGCTTGTTGTAACAGTAGATAAACGGcaataattgattaaattaattaattaattattgttttttttgtgagtaCATAAGAAAGAAACAAACTACAAACTAGGAAAGTAATAAAAGGTCTGGAGGGTCCTTCCCACTGGCAATAGGAATcgagcaaaaagaaaaaaagtgacaGGGAATGCATCCAGAAAATTTTCTGGCCGCTGCTCAACGTGCCGCTTTCAAAATAAAGATGTTAGGATAGAGTCAATGGTATCCGAAATAATGGAATAAATCCGCCAATCAAGGGAGAGAGAAGGCTGTTGGGGAGCCAGAATGACAACTTGGGAATCGCCTTCTATAATAAATTTACCAATATGAAGTGAAGTAGCTAGAGAAACTGCCAATTGAGTTGCAAGAGCTTCCCCATAATTAGGAAGACAAGCCGGGCTAATTTGAGAGAGAATCCGAATAATAAAGCCATTTGAATCTCGACAGTTTGAGAGAGAATTTGCCAATTGAGCTGCAAGAGCTTTCCAGTAATTAGGAAGACAAGCTGGACTAATTTGATAGAGAATTCGAATAACAGAGCCATTTGAATCTTGACAAACCGCTgcttgaatagaaaaataatctCTAATGGTTGTATCAAAGTTAATCTTAAACCAAGTCACAGATGGAAGAGTCCAAGTTTCTTCTGGGAGAGAAGACCTAATATTCCATGCATGAAAATGTTCCAAAGTAATTTTCTTGATATAAGCAGAGATGGAACGAGCATCAACAATTTTACCATCATGATAGGCTTTGTTGCGATAGAACCATAAAAGATCACATGCTACATAAGCAAAGATCTGGAATTTATGGTGTTCAACTGGTGGAATGGCTAGAGATATACCAGGAGAAAGAATCACATTTATCCAATCAACCATGTTTGAGAAATTCAGAGTAGAAGAGTTAAGAGGCCAAAAAGAATTCTGCCATACAACTCGAGCAAAGATGCAATTGAAAAATAGATGTTGCAGCGAATCCAGAGCAAATTTGCATAAAGGGCAATGGTTCAAGGAGTTATTTGTGGAAAATAACTCATCCAATCTAGCTCTTGTTGGGAGAATATTCCAAGCAATTTTCCAGAGAAAAAGTCTCAACTGATCATTCAGATTTAACCTCCAGATAGATTTTCAAAAAGATGAGGGAACCTGAATAGAAACTGGGAGAGAACAAGCATTAATAATGGAAAGATAAGCcgaatttaaagaaaattttcctaagcaataaGGAGTCCAGAGATATTGTGGTATTGGATTCAAGGAGATtttaatcttcaaaatttcttcaACAATGGCTTGGTCAAATATAGCTGAGATCGTAGACAGATTCCATTGCACTGGAGATTGTTGAATCAGGTCAGAAATACACAAAGAAGGCTGAATTCTATTACAAGGAAACCTCGGAGGTTTGAAGTCTTTCATAGTGGGAATCCAAGCATAAGTCCATATGGGAAGTGATGATGTTTTTGCTACCTGAAGGCAAGCTCCAGAAAGCAAAACAGACTTGCTCTTTTGAATTCCTTTCCATAACCATGAAGCTGAGGGTGTGGTTGGTGAAGAGAAGAATTTTCCATATTTAATATACTTCACCGAGAGTTGCCGAACCCAGACATAGTCAAAGTTTGAAAGGATTTTCCAACCAAGTTTGGCAATCAGAGCATGATTGACATCTTTCATGAGCCTAAAACCCAAACCACCTGCTTGACGAGGTAAGCAAATTGAACTCCAAGATTTTAGAGAGAGATTTCGAGATTTACCTTTTGGGAATCCCCACCAAAAATCCTTAAAGATTTTATCTAGCTTATGGCAAATGGTATTTGGGAGAAGAAAAGTACCCATCGCATAAGAAGGAATAGTAGACGCTGTAGATTTAATAAGCACATATCTTCCTGCTTAAGACAGAGTTTTAGCATGCCAACCATCAACTTTACCAACAACCCCATCTAATAAGAACTGAAAGTTTGCTGATTTCGAACGACTCATGAGAAAAGGGAGCCCTAGATAAATAGCCGCAGAAGTTGATgtttaaacaaaagaatattAGAGATGACTATCCGAGTGGCAGCTGCCATATTTTTGCTGAAATGAATAAAGGATTTTGAGATGTTGACCTTTTGACCAGACCAGCTGCAATATTGATCTAGACAAGATTTGAGTCAAGATGCTTCAGTGGAAGTGGCTTTAGCAAAAACAATCAAATCATCGGCAAATAAAAGATGGGTAATAGGAGCACAAGAATGACTGATCCGGATTCCTTTGCGTAAGCCCAGAGATTCCTGTTAATGAAAAAGTCGCAAAATAACTTAAGTACccagtataaataaaaaaggagataAAGGATCTCCCTGTCGTAAGCCTCTAGTTAGAGCGAAGAGCCGAAAAGAACTGCCATTAATCATTATGGAGAATGTCGTGGAAGATATATAGATACGAATCCAATTTATCCAAATTGGGTGAAAGCCCAATTTGGATAAAATAGCTAGAAGAAAATTACATTCCATCTGGTCAAAAAGCTTTCTCCATATCAATCTTAACCGCCTTGAGACCACCTCGTCCTTGTTTTGATTTAAGAGTGTGAAGGAGCTCATGAGCTAAAATAGAATTATCTTGAATATTTCTTACAGGCACAAATGCAGATTGATAATGAGAGATTATACTAGGAAGCAAAGATTTAAACCTATTAGCCAATATTTTGGAGATAATCTTGTAAATGATATTGCATAGACTAATAGGCCTAAAGTGATTCATAGAAAAAGGACCAAGCTGCTTCGGAACAAGAGCAATAAAAGTATGATTTTGTTCACTCAAAAGatgattttttgaaaagaaatccCATATACACTGGAGAACCACCTCTTtcacaatatgccaatatttcTTGAAGAAAAGAGCAGTATAGCCATCAGGTCCAGGGGCTTTGGTTGACCCAATACTAGAAAGAGCAGtatatatttcttgttttgaaGGAATATTGCATAACATTTGTTTGTCCTTTTCCGAAATAACGCTATCAAATAAAGATagcatgtcattagaaataaTAGGGCTTGAAGAGGAGAATAATGTTTTGAAATGATTCGTGAAGCAATTCCCAATAGCATTTCGATCAGAAATCCAAGCACCAGAATGGACCTTAAGGAAATTTATAGCATTGCGCCTTCACTTTATGAGAGTAGCGGTATGAAAAAATTTGGTATTTAAATCTTTGTAGGTCAACCAAAGTTCACGAGACTTATTTTTTCAAAGAAGTTCATCTTTTTCCAAAAGATCATTGAGCACTTTCTTAAGCGACAACTCCTCAAGATGATTCTAAAGCAAAGGAGAAGCTTGCTGGATAACATCCAGCTTTCCAAGAGttgttgtaatattttttttgtatgttaCCAAAGTGCATTATATTCCAACACTTGAGAGCAGCTTTTGTAGATTTCAAAcgttgagataaaataaaagttggtGAACCATTCGAGACATAATCCCAAGCCATAGCTATAATTGATTCACAAGAAGGGTCTCTAgtccaaaattcttcaaatctaAATAGATGAGTAACGTGGAAGAATCCATAGAAGTGTTTAGCAATAGAGGATTATGATCAATAGCATGCGCAGACAAATGGCGAAGAGAGAAACCTGGAAATTGATGAATCCAATTAGTAGAAGCAATACTTCTATCCAATCGCTCTTTAATATTGTGACGACCCTGTCCATTATTAGACCAAGTGAATGGATTACcaaaaaaacctaaatcaaCCATGCCGTATGAATCCATAAAAGAGTGAAAAAAATCATTGGAAGAACTAGCAAACGGGCGTCCACCTTGTTTTTCCGATTGACTCAAAATCATATTGAAGTCTCCAATACACAACCAAGCCCCAGAAAAATCTTTACCCACAGTATCCAAAGAATcccataatttaaatttatgattACTATAAGGAGAACCATATATACAAGACAATATCCAAGGTTTATGAGGAGGATCAGAGTAGCATCAAGCACTTATTGTATTTATATTGGAAGTAAAACATTCAAGTTCAACACCAAAACGCCAAGCTAACAAAAGTCCTCCTCTAGAGTTAGAAGGAGGAACATGGGATATCAAAAAGAAACCAAGCCTATTCAGTATAATAGTAGCATCATATGGTTTAGTCTTagtttcagaaagaaaaattatatcaGGTGAATGTTTCATAACCTTTGCCCGTAAACTACGAATTGCAGAGGCACGGGATATGTCTCTGCAATTCCAAGTAAGGAAAATCATATCTTGGGAGGGGGCCTAGGCAGACCTGTTCCCTTAGGACTAACAACATCAGAAGAATGAACCTCCACATCATCTATAACAAAATCCCCATCAGCCTGAGTAGCTTTGCCAAAGCACCCGGTTCCTCTTAAAGCCCGATAATACCTACGGGAGAGATTAGGATTTATAGCTTGTTAAGCAGTAATAGTCCTGGCTCCAAAAGACATGGTAGAGGAACTGCCAAAAGAAGAAATATTCCCAACAGCTTGAGAAGGGTTCATAAAAGTAGTCTGACTCAACCAAGACTAAGCCAAGGGACCTCCCTGTTCAATAGTAGAGAAAGAGCTTTCACTTATAGAAATCTGCATGCCTTGGGTGGTAAAGTGGTCACTCATAACTGAAGAGAGAGGGCTGTGCAGAAAAGCTGTAAAAGGACCCATTGTTGCAACCGAGCTCTTGAGTGAAGCCAAAAAGATAATGCAGCCATTTCCATACTGGGGAAAGAGTCATACTGGGGGACAGGAATTGGCTTTGATTTTTTCAGAAATCCTGCCGAATCGTCACCAATGTCCACAAAACCCAccctctttttcttatttttggtcAACAATTTCAAGTCAGGGGCTAAAGGAGGGACAAGAGTATTTGGGAGATGAAAAGGAGAGTGTTGAAGAGAAGGTGCAGGGGATCGAAATGGAAAGGTGGTAGGAGGAGGTGTTTTCGGTGGGTATGGATGGAAACGTGTGAAGTGGGTAGGTTGTTGAGTGGATTTAtggtttggattttgttttgggcTAAAAGTGAAAGGTTGAGGGAATTTGATAGGCCCAACAGTGGGGATATGTGGTTTGGATGAAACTAGCCTTGTTGCCTTAAGAGAGTGAGGTTTAGGAGGCCCAACCGTGGAGATGGGTGAAATATTTAAGATCGACCTTGCAATATTTGAGGAATAAGATTCAGGAGACCCAACAGTAGAGAAATTGGTCTTTGATGAAACTAGCCTTGATAAGTTAGGTGATTATATTATAGGAGGCCTAACAGAAGATCGATATGGTTGACTTATTAAAAACGGGCCTCGGCACATTTGAGAAATGAAAATCAGGAGGCCCAATAGTGGTAGTGTGCTGCAAGGGAATATACATGGGCTCTGATATTTCTTGGATATTGGTAATAGTTGAATCCATGAGATAAGGTGAAGCATAACCATAATAATATTGAAGAGGAATATTTGCAGCATTGATGATAGGATACTGTAGGTTTGAATTTAAAGGATGGACATTAATGAGAGGAGCCTTACCCTTGTCAATCATAGTTGTACGCGTTGCATCAAATGAAGGAGAGAAGCTGGCCTCTGATGACATGGATGAAGGAGATCCACAACACCCAGTAGAGTTTTGAAAGTGGTCCACGTGTTGCTTGCCTACAGCCTTTGTTGACAATGGGGCAGATTCTTGTGAGGAATTTGAATCTTGTACAGCAAGCTGATTCATGGGGTTTCTTGAAATTATCTGCAACCTAGTGGACTCACCACCAAGACAGGCCGTACCAGAAGCTTCAGAATGGATACCTTGGCCCTCCGAAGACAACCCAGAACCAGAATTACTCCCTGAAGTAGCAGAAACAACCCTTGGGCTTGAAAAAGATGTTGCTTTGAGAGATATACCATATCTAGTGCTTTGAGAGATATACCATATCTAGTGTTAGGGTTCGAGGATGGTggagcagaaaaaaaaaatttcttatagcCAATTAATCTACAGAGAGTGCAATAATCTGCCAGTCtttcatatttaaaattaaCCGACAATGGGTCTTTACCAGGACGAGGAATGTGGAAGCCAGGGATTAAAGGTTTCGAGGTGTTGAGATCAACCTTAATCCTTAAGTGCTGCctacaaataaaacccacagTGGAACAATTTTCCACTTCCAGCAAAGAACCAAGAGCTTTACCAATCATGATTGCATTATGCGTAGTAATATTTTGCATAGGAAGACCATGAATTTGTACCCAAAATGGACAAAAGGCAAGCACAATTTCATTAATGGCTAAAACAGGAGACCaacgatgaagaagaagaagagaacctCTAATATTCCATGGTCCTTGCTGAAGAATACGCTCCATGTGACACTTTTGTGGAACAGCAAATACCAACAGATTTGGTGCCATGACTTCCACAGCCAAGGGGGCAGCAAAACTCCAGGCTAAGGCTATAGTAGACCTAACCAGTTGTGAATTAACAGGTTTCAATGTGAGTAACCTACCCAGGATTGCAAACGCTTCTTGGTGAGGTGGAGCTTCCTCCAAAACTTCAAGCTACTCCAGATTGTCCCAGCCCAAAGCAGCTGTTTCTCCAATAAGGATTTGAAGATCATCTTGAGAGATTTGGTTATCAGCCATAATAAGGAACCCAAGCAGACCAATGACTAAGATGTGAAGATGATGAAAACCTGTAAAGAGATCTTTGAGCgcacagaaaataaaaagaccaGAGTCTTTTTCGAAGAGTCTCTCcaaggagagaaagagggagcTCACCTAGAGAGCTATTCTATTTAGCAAATCATAGTTAGAAGTGTATTTTTTGATTAATCCTTTCTTATTGTAAACAGAAAACCAATTGCTTATGATAATTGAGCATAAACAGAGAATAATCAGCTTCAGTAGAAGCCATGCATGCAGGAAACCAATTTCAAGAAGGCGTGTGCTTAATTAGACTTGCAAACTAGGCTCCAAGAGCCTGTTTTGAACTCTATAAAGTACTTTTTGtaacttataaatatttattggaaATTGAACCATATAAACTAATTCAAAGAGAAACTCATGTAAAAATGCATTTGAATGTAACCATCGAAAACAGCCAACGAGAAACCAAGCCGAATCCTCTAGGGTTTGAGTACTCGACTATAAGTATCCCCAAAAGGCTATTGAGCGAAGCCTTTAGCTGACAAACCTGCCATGTAACAATCAAAAATACCATT
Above is a genomic segment from Corylus avellana chromosome ca9, CavTom2PMs-1.0 containing:
- the LOC132162416 gene encoding uncharacterized protein LOC132162416, whose product is MKDVNHALIAKLGWKILSNFDYVWVRQLSVKYIKYGKFFSSPTTPSASWLWKGIQKSKSVLLSGACLQVAKTSSLPIWTYAWIPTMKDFKPPRFPCNRIQPSLCISDLIQQSPVQWNLSTISAIFDQAIVEEILKIKISLNPIPQYLWTPYCLGKFSLNSAYLSIINACSLPVSIQNSFWPLNSSTLNFSNMVDWINVILSPGISLAIPPVEHHKFQIFAYVACDLLWFYRNKAYHDGKIVDARSISAYIKKITLEHFHAWNIRSSLPEETWTLPSVTWFKINFDTTIRDYFSIQAAVCQDSNGSVIRILYQISPACLPNYWKALAAQLANSLSNCRDSNGFIIRILSQISPACLPNYGEALATQLAVSLATSLHIGKFIIEGDSQVVILAPQQPSLSLDWRIYSIISDTIDSILTSLF